ATTTCAATCAAATCATaactacaaattaaaaataataattatataatattattttttaaaatatttattttaattaatatgatattCCTCAAATTGTTCTATTATTAATTCactaactcgagtttttttacttttaatatgatattttgtCAGGCatccaaaaaattattgtttctacGATGAGATGGCTAACTTTTATATAAAGCAAGTGcttttaaaactatttattatattccataattgaataaaaatagtgTTCAGCATCTTTCACAAGTTTAATCAGCGGAGAGCTGCTTCTCCCTCAGCCAGCTTTTGGCAGCCCGTATCATGTATCGTGACGTACCAATTACCTTTTCTGGGTATagttcataaattaatttaattttttaaaaagattaaaatgttgttgttttgagtatatttttttcaaaaatattaatagatttgattggtttttaTCCAAGTTAATCAGATAATACCGagttaattatttcttaaatctAGACATGGACtagtttaaatttaaagttaacAAGGTATTCTTTGACTCGTTGAACCAATTCAAGTGTTATATTATGTTTTCGGGTCctattttgttatattattataaataaataaattgtagatgtttcaaacatttaaatacACTATCATTAGATTTAGCCCACTTAAATCTAAGGTATTCAAGTTCTAATTAATCACTTCCTATTAGTTACGTGAAATTCATTCtctcttttcaaaatatatccAATAATATTGCAACGATTTTAATATCGGCTGATAATTAACGATAGCTTCTGGACCATTAGATTTAAATTTAGTAGGtgtattcaattattttattgtaactAATTAATAGTTTAATAGTCACCAAGTTTTAAACTCATCCACTAACTATATATTTAACTTATCCTTGATTTATTGACTTGTATAGTAGGTGAATTcgtctttattattattgttttcccccccttaaaagtaataataaaggGATAAATATTGCATcaatttttacatttaaaaataaatctattgaagataaaattttaaatagataatCCATAtctaaaatgatatatatatataagaaaataaatttcttagAGCCCTTGTTTGATAAAAACACGTATATCTTAACTTTGGATATAAACCTTCTACTTGGTCttgtaattcaattaattaaaggTATTCtccacaaatcaaaataatcaatcCTCTTCATTAATTATCCACAATTAATTTGAAGACATTGTAGCAATGGAGGTTTCCTTTTGATCACggcaaaataaattcatcatcaAAATCCGGCGGCCATTAAGGAGGTTCTAGTTGGTCCTGCGATCAACAGTTTCCACTAAAACCTCCACCGCATGAGACATTTTATGAATTCACCACCGTCATGGCCACCATTGTCAAACCTAGAAACTAAGAActactatattgtttttttgttgcttaTTACATGCACAAAAAATGATATGAATTcttttcttatgaaaaaattattttttaaaaaatatgttcactcattattttctttgtatCTATGTTTTATATGGTAAATATCCATAAACTATAATTCGAGTACTATAAAGTTTTATCTTCTGGATACATAAATAAACCATATGCTACACAAATATGCAAATTTTGGATGGGAGTATAACTTAAACATTAAATTAGGCTATCCttttcataacaaaaatataaaaataaaaatctcctccttttcttttcattgattATGATAAAATCATAGGTAATTCTAAAAATTAGAGACCTCACACAACTTCTTTGACTCTTCGAATAACTCCAACCTAACCCAGGCTAGAAAAGTAGCAAACTTTTGCTCTACCACACGGCTCAAGTTGTTGATCttcaatgtatttttgtttGACGATTTAAATGcgtttttggaaaataaaattttgttttaaattattatttttttaattttttgcattatttaatagaaaaataaaatttaaaaaataaaaaatattattttaataaaaaatattaggcaACCACAAAACCACCATGGCAAAAGTGAAGCTTTCCAACATAAACTGAATCCTCTTCATATGCCCTAGTAAATAAACCTCGTTTCCTCACTTAGTTCTTCCCATACCCCCAATAAACCCCACCGTCCCCTGGCTGACCCCaaatctctctctcctctctctctctctctatatatttattttcttctctcgTGTCATGTCATGCAGCAAGGAAGGTTAGCAATAGGAAATAGCACTCATTCTAGCACATAAAAAGGGATTTTTAACCTTGCctttctctctcacacacacccCCACGAACCTTTAGCTAGCTCATTCTCTCTCTGTCCAAAATCACCACAAAACAACGACCTCCGCTCTTCTCTATTTATCTGATGACACTTTCAACGTTTTCTCCACCAGATCTCTTGGAGACTCGTGTTTCTTAAGAAAGCCTGagactttctctcttttttttttagcctttttgAACCTTGTGGTTTTGTGgggttttgttattattatcaatacCCATCACTCAAAatcctatctttttttttatttatttctttggtGTTTTTGGCTTAAAGATCTCATTTTGGCATCTGGGTTTTGGTTGTTTTTCGAGAGGAGGAGAAGAGGGAGAGTTTTTGAAAGGGGGACAAAAATGGCTAATGGGGTTGAGAGAGAGCTGGTGGTGTTGTTTAGTGAAGAAGAGTTGAGAGAGATGAGTGGGGTCAAGAGAGGTGAAGAGTACATAGAAGTGACGTGTGGGTGTACCAGCCATAGATATGGCGATGCTGTTGGTAGGCTTAGGGTTTTTATCAATGGTGAACTTGAAATCACATGTGAATGCACTCCTGGTTGCGATGAAGGTCTCTTTTTTTTGACAAGTTTTTGTCTTGGTTTCTGTACCCTTTTTTTTAGGGCGTTGATGAAATGGGGTTTGATTTTTATGCGTGTTGAATAGGTCTTATGTAGTTATATTTTGACGTTGATGGATATCAGTCTCTTCTCTAATCAAAAGTGACAAGAGATCTTAGCCAGTTGTAtggtttaaattttgttttctggtATTATTACAATCTCTAAGTGTATGTTGTTTTGTCTGAGAGAGTGGGTTGTGCATGCCATTGCTCAACTAGATAATGCAGTTTTGTCTGTGGACTTTTTCAACCTGATGTTTTCTGGTTCAGATTGGACTAAAGCTTGTGTTTTGATTCAAAAAGTGGTCTTTGAGTGGTCTTCTTTATGATGGAGCTGCAttgcttttgttgttttgattacAATGGTTGACTTTGGTGCTCTAAGATTTGGTTTTTGATGCCAGAGTTCTGTTCTTCCTGTTGGACAGAGTAAGCCTTTGTGTAGCATCACCTGGCACTCTTATATATACTTTATAGTACTCCCTCTGGCAACTCTATCCTTATAGCTCTCTACCCTTACTGTTGTTGCTTTAGATTATGTTCAAATTCAAGGTTGACTCTATGAAAAAAATCCGTCGTTTTGTGCAAGGATGGTTACTGGCTGGGATCAATCTTGGAAGTTGACCTCTAAAGGGCTACCATGCACACCGATGCTTAAGCTGGGACAACGTCTTTGTGTGCATGAGCTTCTGGCTACGTAATGTTAAGTTAGGATACATCCTCTGACAACTCAAGATCTATCTGCTTTGACATTgctgtaaattttattttgccaCAGTGCAACTGGAAGGCCTGTCTAACCTGTGCCTGTAACTCCTCAGAGTTGATTCAAGAATTGATATCATCTTGGAAAATCAAGGCCTTGGGATGGTATAAGTGGAGGTTTCAACATCTGTTGAGGACCGGAGACTTGCAAGGTCTTGATAGTAAAAGTTGTTTTGACTGCAGGAAGGGCAGTTTTCACCctttaaaagtgttaggttcATAGGAAAGGGAATGCATTCTGTTCGTAAGAATAGCTCTTGTGGTCCTTTCACTGAAAGGAGAAAACTGTCATACTGTTTATCTTCAATACTCGCAAGTGAAACTACCTTCCGCTGGACTTACCTGGTAACTTTTAGAGCCAAGATTATGCAACTGCTCCCTTGTGCTCAATTGGCCATTCTGTGTCTCCTGCAGAAGAAGGTGGCATCTTGTCTGGCACAATAGTCCAGTTAGGCTTATATCTAATGTCTCAATCACTTGATAACCTCCCAACAATTCTTAAAAAATGGCGGTTGGTGCTCCTGAATGTTGAAAATTTATTGCATTCTAAGGATGCTTGTAATATCTTTTTCTATGTGACTTGACTTTTGTGGAGCTTTCATTTGTTCTCTGCATGTGATCATAGCTATTTGTATTGAAGTATATTCCTTTTGCCccctttattttaatatttgtttatattttttgattgttttattttctgaaaatatttGAATGGTTGATACCAGATACGATGACTCCTGCTGCATTTGAAAAGCACTCTGGAAGAGAGACAGCTAGAAAATGGAAGAACAATGTCTGGGTCATAGTTAATGGGGAGAAGGTTCCATTGTCAAAGACTGTGTTGCTCAAATACTACAATCAGGCCTCAAAAAATGGCAATGGATCCCACAGGTCAAATAATGGACGAGTTTGTCACCGTGATGAGTTTGTTCGCTGTAGTAAATGTAATAAGGAACGCAGGTTCCGATTACGGACCAAAGAGGAGTGTCAGATTCACCATGATGCTTTGGCTGATGCGAACTGGAAATGTGCTGATATGCCTTTTGACAAGTAAGTTTCCCATTACATTGcatcaaatgaaaataaaatcactGACTGTTGATGGTTTGCTTTATTTTGATCTTCATGAAGTTTTTAGTTCATCAGCCATTTTGAACCATGATTCTaaaatctatttcttttttacattgaaagcTAGATCCTGTCTATGCATTTCATGCGTGTATAGAGATTCAGTCATTTTTGcagtttttaatataacatgTATTGATTATTTCTTGTTCTCTCTGTTGCTCAACCGGTAAAGTTTCTCATGTGGTTGAACACGCTTTAGAGAGCAAAAGGAGGCCAtggattcaaataaaatttcattccaATTTCGTTTGTTGTGCTGCCTTATTTGCATCTCTACTTTGTTGACTTGTGATTTCTTACATAGAATTTAGCGCATCATCGCTCATAACATGAATAATTAGCTTGCATGGACATTGATAATGGAAGATGGAATATTGCACTATTTCGGTGATGGAAGTATGCAGATGCTTTAGAAACAAAAGCTCATGTTATATAATGCACCTTCATGCTTATATGACTAATGCTTGATGCCAAGTAGAAGCCTCTATACAAGTGAGCTATGGGTCAGGATTGATAAAAGTACAATCGATTGGGTTTCAACTTTACGTGATTAGGCTGATATCTGGCCAAATAAATTATCCTCATTGATAGATAGATTATTCTTATTAAGAGGTATCGGAGAGAGCTAAAGGACATTTAGAGGATTAAAGAAATAAGATATTCTTGCTGAATACATCATAAATAAAGGATATGATCTCTGGTATGTCATAGAAGGATTTCAGATTTATTAGAATGAATAGTGACTTCAtgcattttatcttttttctggACATTTTTTCAACAAGTGTTCTCTTTATGAAgcatttttatttgatctctgtTATGATGTATGTTTATGCTTATCAATTTTTATCCTCTGATGATTGCATTTGCCAAGTTTCTGTAAATTTGGATTATAAAAATGTTGCAAGAGCAGAACTCATTAAGTTTTCTTCAGGCTTTCCATGAATTAAGCACCATTTATTAGcatgttgaaaaatattaaaaaacagagGTATAATTGTGCTTGATGCGTGTTTAAATTTCTAAAGCTTCTTAAAAATTGCTTATTCTCCATGATAATAATGGAATCATGTAGTTCTTGAAACATAGCCATAGATGTCATCCAACCTTGCGTCGCCACCTTTGCACTTTCTAATTCTGAAGTGCTGTTGATGAGAAGATATAGAGTGAACTCAgaacataataatatttttaagtaattctattttctaaatttcaCTCTACTTTTATAGCGTATCTGTGATGAGTGAAATGCGAGGAAACACCACTGAAAATGTTTGTACTTGATAATTGCTGGAGCATGTTTACATCCTAAACAGGTCTTATTGAGATcccatttgcagaatttgaaaCATTTCCAATTTTTATATTCTGCCACCTTTTCACTCTATATTTCATTGTGATTATTTCTTGTATTGCTTCCCAAATTTGATTGCTTCATAAATGTATCTCCTTTGAAGAAGCAAATGCACCTGTGTTTCTTCACGAGCTGTCGTGTTTTCCATATATTTTCCCATTGTTGTGTTTCTTTCTTACACTTTGACAATGTTTTGAATGGCTCCAGGAGTTATGAAATTTCTTGCCGTTATCAGATGAACTTAACGTATGATTAAGTATGCCTGATGCACAACCTGAATGTATAAATCTAACTAGTTTGTCTATAAAAGTTTAAGTTGGTCCCCAGCAAAGTTGTCTGCCATTGCATGCAAATTTTGCGAGTATAAATTTAACTATGTTGTGGTTTCATGGGTTTTCAAGGATTTACAACCACATGTCAAGTTTGAAATGAATAATGCAGACGTTTTCTTTTTCGTATTTCAGAATAAcatgtgatgatgatgaagaacgAGCAAGTCGAAGGGTATACAGAGGTTGCACCCGTTCTCCAACATGCAAGGGCTGCACTTCCTGTGTGTGCTTTGGGTGTGAGATCTGTCGCTTCTCAGATTGCAGCTGCCAAACCTGCACTGACTTCACCAGGAATGCAAAAGTTTGAGTTCAAAACAATGATGCTTTAGCAGTCCTGATATCCCCCTTTTATTTGGTGCCTTTCCACGGCATTGTTGCTTCATTTAATCCCCTGCTCCCACAGTTAAGAGAAGCCTTGAGTAACATTTTCTCATGTTAAACTTGAAATTCCAGTCTGTGAGAGAGGCATTCGTTGTTCTCATTGGCTGGTATAGAACTTCTAAATTTAGTAatttatctcatttattttttattttacatcctTATATCTCCTGGTACTGTCTTTTTCCTCTGTTCCTTTTCCATCATCAAGCGGCCACTGGAAAAATTGGTTGACAACGGAGCTGAAAGTTGAGATGGCTGAGCTGGGGtggtatcaaaattaaaatggtgaaattgaattaATGGTGGGCGTTTAACGTATTGATACATACTTTCGGAATTTGTGTGTTTAGTATTACCAAGAAAggtgttttttagattttttatttttatttttagtatcatatcaaaattatataaaaaaaaattaaaaagaggtTGTAACACTAAAATAAATACTCGTTTGGCACCTAATTTTGAATGTAGGTGTAACTTGGTATTTCATGTTTGATCACTTGTAAGTTAGTCCCTTGTTGCGTTAGTGTTTCAATATGAAAGTCGAacaattttaaagtgaattttaagAACTTAAGTTgcataaaaacatgtttttactattttaaaacaataactaAACACTATTTTATTGATATTCTCAAAACAATCAACGATAAAAGTATGAAAAAGAGTAAGATATGTTTTGCCGAAAACCTGGCAAGAAAACCTAAGGTACAAAGCTATAGGAAACAGCAAAGACTACATTATAATTGTGTTAAAAACTCAAGGACTAAAGAATAGTACACTATTCTAGGATTTTGCTGATGAAGGTGAGCGAGTGTAGCTGTGAAGTCAACTAGTCATAGAAGTGCCAAAAGTTCTTGGTACCATTCGATTGCTTTGATGGTGACAATTTCTCCAAATTTGA
This genomic interval from Populus nigra chromosome 11, ddPopNigr1.1, whole genome shotgun sequence contains the following:
- the LOC133668596 gene encoding protein ULTRAPETALA 1-like, which codes for MANGVERELVVLFSEEELREMSGVKRGEEYIEVTCGCTSHRYGDAVGRLRVFINGELEITCECTPGCDEDTMTPAAFEKHSGRETARKWKNNVWVIVNGEKVPLSKTVLLKYYNQASKNGNGSHRSNNGRVCHRDEFVRCSKCNKERRFRLRTKEECQIHHDALADANWKCADMPFDKITCDDDEERASRRVYRGCTRSPTCKGCTSCVCFGCEICRFSDCSCQTCTDFTRNAKV